The sequence below is a genomic window from Rhodococcus sp. 4CII.
CCGCCGCAGCCACGACGAAGCCAACGCTCTGACGGGTCTCGCCACCACCGCGTGGCCGTTCCTGACCGGACTGGCGGTCGGCTGGATCGCGACCCTCGCGCTCTACCGCGACAAGTTCGACGCGTTCCTTCTCATCCCCACCGGCATCGTCGTGTGGCTGTCGACGCTCGTCGTGGGGATGCTGTTGCGCGTCGTCAGCGGCCAGGGAACGGCGTTCAGCTTCATCATCGTGGCGGGCACCGTTCTCGCCGTGTTCCTCCTCGGCTGGCGCGCCGTCGCGAAGGTCGTCACGAGGACCCGCGCAACCACCTGATCACGGCGAATCCGCCCCGACGGCACACGAACTTCCGCGCGAGGTGAGACAGTTTCCCCATGAGCGACACTATCGATCCGGCCCGGGACGAGAAGAGGTCCGACCGCGGCTTCTTCGGCCAGCCGTTCGCCCTCGCGAACCTGTTCGGCGTCGAGATGTGGGAGAGATTCTCCTTCTACGGGATGCAGGGCATCCTGATCTATTACCTCTACTATTCGGCGGCCGACGGGGGCCTCGGCATCGCCGAATCGTCCGCCACCAGCATCGTCGGAGCCTACGGCGGCACGGTCTATCTCTCCACCATCCTGGGCGCCTGGATCGCCGACCGGCTCCTCGGCTCCGAACGCACCCTGTTCTACAGCGCAATCGTCGTCATGCTGGGCCACATCGCACTAGCGGTGTTCCCCGGCCTCTGGGGGGTCGGGATCGGCCTCGTCTGTGTCGCGTTCGGCAGTGGCGGGCTCAAGGCCAACGCCACCTCACTCGTCGGTGACCTCTACGACGCGGACGACGAGCGCCGCGACGCCGGGTTCTCCATCTTCTACATGGGCATCAACCTCGGCGCACTCGTCGGACCGCTGCTGACCGGGTGGGCCCAGGACTCCATCGGCTTCCACGCCGGGTTCGCGCTGGCCGCGATCGGCATGGCGCTCGGACTCATCCAGTACACGATCGGACGCACACGCCTGCGCGGCATCGGCGCCGAACCGCCCAACCCTCTCCCCCGCAGCCAGCGTCCCAAGTGGATCGCCATCGCCGCCGCGGCGGTCGTGGTGATCGCGGCCCTGTCCCTCACCGGGGTGATCACCGCGGCCAACATGTCGGACATCGTGGTCGGACTCACCATCGTCGCCGCGATCGGCTACTTCGCGATCATGTTGTCGAGCAAGCGCATCACCGCCGTCGAGCGCAGCCGCGTCTATGCGTTCATCCCGATGTTCGTCGCGAGCGCGGTGTTCTGGTCGCTGTTCCAGCAGCAGTTCACCACCGTCGCGGTGTATTCGGACAAACGACTCGACCGCAACCTGTTCGGCTGGGACTTCCCGCCGTCCTGGGTGCAGTCGATCAATCCGGTGTTCATCATCATCTTCGCGGGTGTCTTCGCCGCCGCATGGACCAAGCTCGGCTCCCGTCAGCCGTCGTCGCCGATCAAGTTCGCGGCCGGCACGATCATCATGGGTATCGCGTTCCTCGCGTTCATCCCGATGTCGGGCGGCGGCGCGAACAGCGCACCGCTGCTGGGTCTGGCCGGCATCCTGCTGCTGTTCACGTTCGCCGAACTGCTGCTGTCGCCGGTCGGTCTGTCGCTGTCGACCAAGCTGGCGCCCGAGGCCTTCCACACCCAGATGGTGGCGTTGTTCTTCCTGTCGGTCGCCCTCGGTACCGCGATGGCGGGCACGCTGGCCGGCTACTACGACGAGAACAACGAGATCCCGTACTTCACCGCGGTCGGGTTGGGGTCGATCGCCGTCGGCGTGCTCCTCGCCATCGGGTCGCCGTGGATCCGGCGCCTGATGAAGGGCGTGCACTGACGCCGAGCGTCACATGCGCACTGACGCCGAGCGTCACATCTGCACTGACGCCGAGCGTCAGCTGCGTTCTGACTGCGTCGTCTAGCGGAACCACAGCCATACGGCCAGACCGAATCCCGCGATCGCGATGACGACGCGGAGGACGGACGGCGGTATCCGCTTGACGACGGGCGGGCCGCACCAGCCACCGGCCAGGGCGCCGACCGCCATCGCGGCGGCGGCGCCCCAGTGGACGGGGCCGAAGAGCGCGAATCCGATCGCCGCGACCAGGTTCGCGACACCGAGGAGGAAGCTCTTGAGAATGGTCGCGCGCCAGATCCGCTCCGACGTGAGGATCAGCGCGATCGCCAGGAAGATCACGCCCGCGCCCGCGCCGAAGTATCCGCCGTAGATGGCGACGACGAACAGCGACACGGAGTAGGCGCGGGGCATGTCCCGCTCGCCGGCCAGCGCGCGCAGGCGCGGTTGCAGTAGCAGCGCCAGCGCGGCGAATGCGACCATGAACGGAACGATCGCCTCGAACGACCCGGCCGGGGCCACCAACAGGATCCCCGCCCCGACGAGGCCACCGAAGGCGGAGTACAGGGCCCAGCGCCACAGTTTGGGACCGGTGTCGGCGACCTCCCGCGTCGAGTTGGACAGGGCTCCGACGCCGACCGCCACCATCGCGACCGTGTTGGTGACGTTCGCGGTGACGGGCGGCAGACCGACCGCGAGCAGTGCGGGATACGACACGATCGACGCCAGGCCGGTGACGAACCCGACCAGTCCTGCGAAGAACCCCGCTACGACGAGTAAACCGATATCAAGCAGGGACACAAGGTAGAAACTTACCCTTGCGTACTTACTCCCTCAGCGCGTAGCCCATCCGGTCAATTCGCCGGCTTCGCCATCTCACGGAACAGCATGTCGGTCATCTTCACTGCCCGGTCACCACCGTCGGCGTCGGCGACGAAGACGGCGAACGCCAGATCGCCGCGTGAGCCGTAGAACCAGCGGTCGTCGCCGCTCGCACCGTTCATGCCCATGAGGTCCGGGTAGCCGTTCAGGTACGACGCTCCGCCGCGCACCACGTTGTCGCGCATCATTCCCCGGAGTTGGTCGTTGACGTTGGCAGGAAGCGGCTGAGCGGCCACGTCGGTGGTGCCCGGTTGCCCCTGGACGATCATCGGCGCCGGCGCGCTGCCCCGCGCGATCGACGCGGCCAGCATGGCCATCCCGAACGGTGTGACGGCGGGCAGGTCGCTGTCCTTGCGGTTCATGACCTGATTCATGCCCGACTGGTCGGCGGTGAAGACGGCGGTCTGCTGGTCGAGGCCGGGGATCTTGTAGTTCATCCCGAGCCCGAGTTGGTTGCCCGCCTTCTCGATGTCTTCGATCGACAGCGAGGACGGGTCGACGCCCTTCTGCAGTCCGGCGGCCTTCTTCACCAGGTCGAGGTTCGATCCGGCGGGGTAGAGGCCCTGGAACGCGATCGGCCCCTGTTCCATGGCCTGGTTGTTCTGCGCCGCGGCGAGCACGGCGCCGGTGGACGGCTGGATCGCGACGATCGTCGCGGGCGTGCCGACGCTGACCACGGCTTCCTCGGCCGCCAGTTGCAGGTGGGAGTCGAGGGTCGCGGCGATGTCCGGTCCGGGCGGGCCCTGGAATCCGGCCTGGGGAATCAGGGTGCCGTCGGGGTCCACGAGGTGGACGGCCCAGCCGGCCGTGGCGTCCCGGTTTGCCTGCCACACCTTCCGCAGCGGATCCAGCAGCGGTGTCGTGATGCGGCGATCCGACGTGATGAGCTTCGGCGTCTTGATGGTGACGACGCCGGGGATCGCGAGATCCTGTTCGAGGAACTGGTAGTCCTGGTCGCGCAGCAGCACGGCGGTCACCTGCTCGCCGGGCTTCGCCGCCATGTCGACCATCATCGTGTCGGCCGTCACGAGGGGAGCCACCGGTTCGAGCACCTCGGCGAGACGCCGGGTGGTGGCGACGGGATCGGGCATGGTGGCGGGGTCGAGGGTGACCGAGTTGATGGTCTGCTCGTTCATGAGCAGGCCACCGAAGGCGTCGAAGATCCGCGGCGGAGCGGCGTCCGTCCGGTCGTAGCGGACGACGCGCCCGTTGCCCAGATCGGGCGCGAGGATCGACGGATCCCAGGAGATACGCCAGCCGACGGACAGATTCCGCACGCCGCCCTGAACCTGGTAACTCCAGTCCTTGCCCTCACCGAAATGCCAAGCGGCACCAACGGTGAAGAAGCCGGAGTCCGAGCCGAGATCCATGAACTGGGTCAGGTCGAAGTTGGCGTCCTGCGGATGTAATCCGTCGAACATCTGTTGAATCGCCGTCTCCGCGGCGTTGGGATAGGAGGTCTGCGCTGCGGCGGCAGCGGCATCGCCCTCGTTCAGTGCGTTGACGAATTTGTCGACGACCGAATGAGCGGTTTCCTCCTCTTTCGAGAGCACACACGACGCCAGGATCACTGCCAAGACGACAGCCGACGTCAGGGCGATCACATATTTATTGCGGCGTCCAAGCGATCGTCCATTCCCCATGTCCACCATCTTGCTTTCAGTCACATGCGTAACAAGCACGAGTTGCCTACGAAGGAGTTACGGTTGAGCCACAACTTATCCCCGAACAGCAACGCGTGAACGGGTTTATCGAAGAAAACGCCCCGCAGCCTGCACCGCAGGGGCCGAACTGTCACCTGTTGCTATAAAAACGGCAAATGCTAGGTCGTTCTTGATTCCGACGAACCAGCCGTGAGCCGGACCACTTCCCGACTCGGCCGTGCCCGTTTTGCCAAGCAGACCCGGAATGTCCTGCAGCGCAGTAGCGGTACCCCCCGTCACAGTTTCTCGCATCATAGTCCGGAGGTCCGCGGTGACGTTCGCCGGCACCGGGGTCACCGTCTTGTCGGCGGTACCCGGCTGCCCCTGCACGATCATCGGCGACGGCGTCGATCCGTTCGCGATGGATGCGGCCACCATTGCCATCCCGAACGGGGATGCAGTCACCTGCCCCTGCCCGATCGCGGACTCGACGCGGGCCGCCGAACTGTCGGCGATCGGCACGTTGCCGGTGACCGTCGTCAGGCCGGGCGTCACGTAGTCGACGCCGAGCCCGAACTGCTGCGCGGCCTTCTGCAGGGCGTCGGGCGGCAACCCGACCGCCAGCCGTCCCATGGTGGTGTTGCACGAGCGGGCGAACGCGGTGTGCAGCGGAACCGCACCTAGGTCGAACTCGTCGTCGTTGGGGATCTGCCTGCCCTCGATGTTCTCGGTGCCGGGGCAGG
It includes:
- a CDS encoding DUF3054 domain-containing protein, with the protein product MKKYLPALAVDVVLVIVFCAIGRRSHDEANALTGLATTAWPFLTGLAVGWIATLALYRDKFDAFLLIPTGIVVWLSTLVVGMLLRVVSGQGTAFSFIIVAGTVLAVFLLGWRAVAKVVTRTRATT
- a CDS encoding peptide MFS transporter; its protein translation is MSDTIDPARDEKRSDRGFFGQPFALANLFGVEMWERFSFYGMQGILIYYLYYSAADGGLGIAESSATSIVGAYGGTVYLSTILGAWIADRLLGSERTLFYSAIVVMLGHIALAVFPGLWGVGIGLVCVAFGSGGLKANATSLVGDLYDADDERRDAGFSIFYMGINLGALVGPLLTGWAQDSIGFHAGFALAAIGMALGLIQYTIGRTRLRGIGAEPPNPLPRSQRPKWIAIAAAAVVVIAALSLTGVITAANMSDIVVGLTIVAAIGYFAIMLSSKRITAVERSRVYAFIPMFVASAVFWSLFQQQFTTVAVYSDKRLDRNLFGWDFPPSWVQSINPVFIIIFAGVFAAAWTKLGSRQPSSPIKFAAGTIIMGIAFLAFIPMSGGGANSAPLLGLAGILLLFTFAELLLSPVGLSLSTKLAPEAFHTQMVALFFLSVALGTAMAGTLAGYYDENNEIPYFTAVGLGSIAVGVLLAIGSPWIRRLMKGVH
- a CDS encoding sulfite exporter TauE/SafE family protein, which codes for MSLLDIGLLVVAGFFAGLVGFVTGLASIVSYPALLAVGLPPVTANVTNTVAMVAVGVGALSNSTREVADTGPKLWRWALYSAFGGLVGAGILLVAPAGSFEAIVPFMVAFAALALLLQPRLRALAGERDMPRAYSVSLFVVAIYGGYFGAGAGVIFLAIALILTSERIWRATILKSFLLGVANLVAAIGFALFGPVHWGAAAAMAVGALAGGWCGPPVVKRIPPSVLRVVIAIAGFGLAVWLWFR
- a CDS encoding NTF2-like N-terminal transpeptidase domain-containing protein gives rise to the protein MVDMGNGRSLGRRNKYVIALTSAVVLAVILASCVLSKEEETAHSVVDKFVNALNEGDAAAAAAQTSYPNAAETAIQQMFDGLHPQDANFDLTQFMDLGSDSGFFTVGAAWHFGEGKDWSYQVQGGVRNLSVGWRISWDPSILAPDLGNGRVVRYDRTDAAPPRIFDAFGGLLMNEQTINSVTLDPATMPDPVATTRRLAEVLEPVAPLVTADTMMVDMAAKPGEQVTAVLLRDQDYQFLEQDLAIPGVVTIKTPKLITSDRRITTPLLDPLRKVWQANRDATAGWAVHLVDPDGTLIPQAGFQGPPGPDIAATLDSHLQLAAEEAVVSVGTPATIVAIQPSTGAVLAAAQNNQAMEQGPIAFQGLYPAGSNLDLVKKAAGLQKGVDPSSLSIEDIEKAGNQLGLGMNYKIPGLDQQTAVFTADQSGMNQVMNRKDSDLPAVTPFGMAMLAASIARGSAPAPMIVQGQPGTTDVAAQPLPANVNDQLRGMMRDNVVRGGASYLNGYPDLMGMNGASGDDRWFYGSRGDLAFAVFVADADGGDRAVKMTDMLFREMAKPAN